One Aegilops tauschii subsp. strangulata cultivar AL8/78 chromosome 7, Aet v6.0, whole genome shotgun sequence genomic window carries:
- the LOC109787359 gene encoding bifunctional TH2 protein, mitochondrial isoform X1, whose product MRLLRLRLPLPALLPSPNPTTKSFFSLSSCWPGVTRTSPTSHHKQMSTTSSSAAAVAEGSAARRFWIAASSREAAFATYTPFLLSLAAGSLRLDSFRHYLAQDAHFLHAFARAYEMAEECADDDDDKATISALRKAIVRELNLHSSVLQEWGVDPTKEIPPSPATTKYTDFLLATAAGKVDGGKGSDKMATPFEKTKIAAYTVGAMTPCMRLYAYLGKELGVFLKQDENHPYKKWFDTYAATDFESNALQIEELLDKLSVSLTGEELEIIGKLYQQAMRLEVEFFSAQTLEEPVVAPLSRYRDPKDKLVIFSDFDLTCTVVDSSAILAEIAILSHQKASQSGSDNVLDRTKSADLRNSWNMLSNQYMEEHEQCIQKLLPPEEAKSVDYDQLYKGLEVLSEFERQANSRVIDSGVLRGMNLDDIRKAGERLILQDGCRNFFKKIGETREKVNLDIHILSYCWCAELIRSAFSSVGCLDGVNIHSNEFTFEGSVSTGHINRKIESPLDKVEKFKIIKSDLDSITPSLSVYIGDSVGDLLCLLEADVGIVVGSSTTLRRVGKQFGVSFAPLLPGLVEKQRRLWKQEASIFKARSGVLHTVSSWSESLAWIRGMNTGARPSMEMMACARRTRTELQVMISGL is encoded by the exons ATGcgccttctccgcctgcgcctcCCGCTGCCAGCGCTACTCCCAAGCCCAAATCCAACAACCAAATCCTTCTTCTCATTATCCTCTTGTTGGCCAGGAGTCACGCGCACCAGCCCCACCAGCCACCACAAGCAGATGTCGACGACCTCCTCCTCCGCGGCGGCCGTCGCCGAGGGCTCTGCCGCCCGCCGCTTCTGGATCGCCGCCTCCTCGCGGGAGGCCGCCTTCGCCACGTACACGCCCttcctcctctccctcgccgcgGGGTCACTCCGCCTCGACTCCTTCCGCCACTACCTCGCGCAGGACGCCCACTTCCTCCACGCCTTCGCACGCGC ctacgagatggccgaggagtgcgccgacgacgacgatgacaAGGCCACCATCTCCGCCCTTCGGAAAGCCATCGTCCGCGAGCTCAACCTCCACTCTTCCGTACTCCAG GAGTGGGGAGTTGATCCTACCAAAGAGATCCCTCCAAGCCCAGCAACAACCAAGTACACTGATTTCTTACTTGCAACTGCAGCTGGAAAAGTTGATGGTGGGAAAGGTTCTGATAAAATGGCCACACCATTCGAGAAGACAAAAATTGCTGCGTACACTGTTGGGGCGATGACTCCGTGCATGAGGCTTTATGCATATCTTGGCAAAGAACTCGGCGTTTTCCTGAAACAAGATGAAAATCACCCATACAAGAAATGGTTCGATACGTATGCAGCCACTGACTTTGAG AGTAATGCACTCCAAATAGAAGAGTTGCTTGATAAACTAAGTGTCTCTTTAACTGGTGAGGAGCTCGAGATTATTGGGAAGCTCTACCAACAAGCTATGAGACTGGAGGTTGAGTTTTTCTCTGCTCAGACCCTCGAAGAACCTGTTGTAGCTCCACTTTCAAGATATCGTGATCCCAAAGACAAGCTCGTGATCTTTTCTGATTTTGATTTGACATGCACTGTTGTTGATTCGTCTGCCATTTTGGCGGAGATTGCGATTTTGTCACACCAAAAGGCTAGTCAGAGTGGGTCTGATAATGTCCTTGACCGTACAAAATCAGCAGACCTGAGAAATTCGTGGAATatgctatctaatcagtacatGGAAGAGCATGAGCAATGCATACAAAAGTTACTTCCTCCAGAAGAAG CAAAGTCAGTAGACTACGATCAACTATACAAAGGTCTTGAAGTGCTATCAGAATTTGAGAGACAGGCAAATTCTAGGGTTATTGATTCCGGTGTCTTGAGGGGAATGAACTTAGATGATATCAGAAAAGCCGGGGAGCGGCTTATTCTGCAAGATGGTTGTCGAAATTTCTTTAAGAAGATTGGAGAGACAAGGGAGAAGGTCAATTTAGATATCCATATTCTTTCCTACTGCTGGTGTGCAGAGCTTATTAGGTCAGCCTTTTCATCAG TTGGTTGTCTTGATGGAGTAAACATACATTCCAACGAGTTTACCTTTGAGGGATCTGTTTCAACTGGTCACATCAACAGAAAGATAGAGTCTCCACTAGACAAAGTTGAGAAGTTCAAAATCATCAAAAGTGACCTGGATAGTATAACACCATCGTTGTCTGTTTATATCGGGGACTCAGTTGGAGATTTGCTTTGCTTGTTGGAAGCAGATGTTGGCATTGTTGTTGGATCAAGCACAACCTTGCGGAGAGTGGGCAAACAGTTTGGTGTTTCTTTTGCTCCATTGCTTCCTGGTTTGGTAGAGAAGCAAAGGCGGCTCTGGAAGCAAGAAGCATCCATTTTCAAGGCGCGATCTGGAGTTCTTCATACGGTTTCTAGCTGGTCAGAG agcctggcatggataagagggatgaacactggagcaagaccaagcatggagatgatggcatgcgcaaggagaacaagaacggagttacaagtgatgatttcaggactttga
- the LOC109787359 gene encoding bifunctional TH2 protein, mitochondrial isoform X3 encodes MRLLRLRLPLPALLPSPNPTTKSFFSLSSCWPGVTRTSPTSHHKQMSTTSSSAAAVAEGSAARRFWIAASSREAAFATYTPFLLSLAAGSLRLDSFRHYLAQDAHFLHAFARAYEMAEECADDDDDKATISALRKAIVRELNLHSSVLQEWGVDPTKEIPPSPATTKYTDFLLATAAGKVDGGKGSDKMATPFEKTKIAAYTVGAMTPCMRLYAYLGKELGVFLKQDENHPYKKWFDTYAATDFESNALQIEELLDKLSVSLTGEELEIIGKLYQQAMRLEVEFFSAQTLEEPVVAPLSRYRDPKDKLVIFSDFDLTCTVVDSSAILAEIAILSHQKASQSGSDNVLDRTKSADLRNSWNMLSNQYMEEHEQCIQKLLPPEEAKSVDYDQLYKGLEVLSEFERQANSRVIDSGVLRGMNLDDIRKAGERLILQDGCRNFFKKIGETREKVNLDIHILSYCWCAELIRSAFSSEPGMDKRDEHWSKTKHGDDGMRKENKNGVTSDDFRTLKPP; translated from the exons ATGcgccttctccgcctgcgcctcCCGCTGCCAGCGCTACTCCCAAGCCCAAATCCAACAACCAAATCCTTCTTCTCATTATCCTCTTGTTGGCCAGGAGTCACGCGCACCAGCCCCACCAGCCACCACAAGCAGATGTCGACGACCTCCTCCTCCGCGGCGGCCGTCGCCGAGGGCTCTGCCGCCCGCCGCTTCTGGATCGCCGCCTCCTCGCGGGAGGCCGCCTTCGCCACGTACACGCCCttcctcctctccctcgccgcgGGGTCACTCCGCCTCGACTCCTTCCGCCACTACCTCGCGCAGGACGCCCACTTCCTCCACGCCTTCGCACGCGC ctacgagatggccgaggagtgcgccgacgacgacgatgacaAGGCCACCATCTCCGCCCTTCGGAAAGCCATCGTCCGCGAGCTCAACCTCCACTCTTCCGTACTCCAG GAGTGGGGAGTTGATCCTACCAAAGAGATCCCTCCAAGCCCAGCAACAACCAAGTACACTGATTTCTTACTTGCAACTGCAGCTGGAAAAGTTGATGGTGGGAAAGGTTCTGATAAAATGGCCACACCATTCGAGAAGACAAAAATTGCTGCGTACACTGTTGGGGCGATGACTCCGTGCATGAGGCTTTATGCATATCTTGGCAAAGAACTCGGCGTTTTCCTGAAACAAGATGAAAATCACCCATACAAGAAATGGTTCGATACGTATGCAGCCACTGACTTTGAG AGTAATGCACTCCAAATAGAAGAGTTGCTTGATAAACTAAGTGTCTCTTTAACTGGTGAGGAGCTCGAGATTATTGGGAAGCTCTACCAACAAGCTATGAGACTGGAGGTTGAGTTTTTCTCTGCTCAGACCCTCGAAGAACCTGTTGTAGCTCCACTTTCAAGATATCGTGATCCCAAAGACAAGCTCGTGATCTTTTCTGATTTTGATTTGACATGCACTGTTGTTGATTCGTCTGCCATTTTGGCGGAGATTGCGATTTTGTCACACCAAAAGGCTAGTCAGAGTGGGTCTGATAATGTCCTTGACCGTACAAAATCAGCAGACCTGAGAAATTCGTGGAATatgctatctaatcagtacatGGAAGAGCATGAGCAATGCATACAAAAGTTACTTCCTCCAGAAGAAG CAAAGTCAGTAGACTACGATCAACTATACAAAGGTCTTGAAGTGCTATCAGAATTTGAGAGACAGGCAAATTCTAGGGTTATTGATTCCGGTGTCTTGAGGGGAATGAACTTAGATGATATCAGAAAAGCCGGGGAGCGGCTTATTCTGCAAGATGGTTGTCGAAATTTCTTTAAGAAGATTGGAGAGACAAGGGAGAAGGTCAATTTAGATATCCATATTCTTTCCTACTGCTGGTGTGCAGAGCTTATTAGGTCAGCCTTTTCATCAG agcctggcatggataagagggatgaacactggagcaagaccaagcatggagatgatggcatgcgcaaggagaacaagaacggagttacaagtgatgatttcaggactttgaagccaccataa
- the LOC109787359 gene encoding bifunctional TH2 protein, mitochondrial isoform X2, protein MRLLRLRLPLPALLPSPNPTTKSFFSLSSCWPGVTRTSPTSHHKQMSTTSSSAAAVAEGSAARRFWIAASSREAAFATYTPFLLSLAAGSLRLDSFRHYLAQDAHFLHAFARAYEMAEECADDDDDKATISALRKAIVRELNLHSSVLQEWGVDPTKEIPPSPATTKYTDFLLATAAGKVDGGKGSDKMATPFEKTKIAAYTVGAMTPCMRLYAYLGKELGVFLKQDENHPYKKWFDTYAATDFESNALQIEELLDKLSVSLTGEELEIIGKLYQQAMRLEVEFFSAQTLEEPVVAPLSRYRDPKDKLVIFSDFDLTCTVVDSSAILAEIAILSHQKASQSGSDNVLDRTKSADLRNSWNMLSNQYMEEHEQCIQKLLPPEEAKSVDYDQLYKGLEVLSEFERQANSRVIDSGVLRGMNLDDIRKAGERLILQDGCRNFFKKIGETREKVNLDIHILSYCWCAELIRSAFSSVGCLDGVNIHSNEFTFEGSVSTGHINRKIESPLDKVEKFKIIKSDLDSITPSLSVYIGDSVGDLLCLLEADVGIVVGSSTTLRRVGKQFGVSFAPLLPGLVEKQRRLWKQEASIFKARSGVLHTVSSWSEVQAFILGNDSS, encoded by the exons ATGcgccttctccgcctgcgcctcCCGCTGCCAGCGCTACTCCCAAGCCCAAATCCAACAACCAAATCCTTCTTCTCATTATCCTCTTGTTGGCCAGGAGTCACGCGCACCAGCCCCACCAGCCACCACAAGCAGATGTCGACGACCTCCTCCTCCGCGGCGGCCGTCGCCGAGGGCTCTGCCGCCCGCCGCTTCTGGATCGCCGCCTCCTCGCGGGAGGCCGCCTTCGCCACGTACACGCCCttcctcctctccctcgccgcgGGGTCACTCCGCCTCGACTCCTTCCGCCACTACCTCGCGCAGGACGCCCACTTCCTCCACGCCTTCGCACGCGC ctacgagatggccgaggagtgcgccgacgacgacgatgacaAGGCCACCATCTCCGCCCTTCGGAAAGCCATCGTCCGCGAGCTCAACCTCCACTCTTCCGTACTCCAG GAGTGGGGAGTTGATCCTACCAAAGAGATCCCTCCAAGCCCAGCAACAACCAAGTACACTGATTTCTTACTTGCAACTGCAGCTGGAAAAGTTGATGGTGGGAAAGGTTCTGATAAAATGGCCACACCATTCGAGAAGACAAAAATTGCTGCGTACACTGTTGGGGCGATGACTCCGTGCATGAGGCTTTATGCATATCTTGGCAAAGAACTCGGCGTTTTCCTGAAACAAGATGAAAATCACCCATACAAGAAATGGTTCGATACGTATGCAGCCACTGACTTTGAG AGTAATGCACTCCAAATAGAAGAGTTGCTTGATAAACTAAGTGTCTCTTTAACTGGTGAGGAGCTCGAGATTATTGGGAAGCTCTACCAACAAGCTATGAGACTGGAGGTTGAGTTTTTCTCTGCTCAGACCCTCGAAGAACCTGTTGTAGCTCCACTTTCAAGATATCGTGATCCCAAAGACAAGCTCGTGATCTTTTCTGATTTTGATTTGACATGCACTGTTGTTGATTCGTCTGCCATTTTGGCGGAGATTGCGATTTTGTCACACCAAAAGGCTAGTCAGAGTGGGTCTGATAATGTCCTTGACCGTACAAAATCAGCAGACCTGAGAAATTCGTGGAATatgctatctaatcagtacatGGAAGAGCATGAGCAATGCATACAAAAGTTACTTCCTCCAGAAGAAG CAAAGTCAGTAGACTACGATCAACTATACAAAGGTCTTGAAGTGCTATCAGAATTTGAGAGACAGGCAAATTCTAGGGTTATTGATTCCGGTGTCTTGAGGGGAATGAACTTAGATGATATCAGAAAAGCCGGGGAGCGGCTTATTCTGCAAGATGGTTGTCGAAATTTCTTTAAGAAGATTGGAGAGACAAGGGAGAAGGTCAATTTAGATATCCATATTCTTTCCTACTGCTGGTGTGCAGAGCTTATTAGGTCAGCCTTTTCATCAG TTGGTTGTCTTGATGGAGTAAACATACATTCCAACGAGTTTACCTTTGAGGGATCTGTTTCAACTGGTCACATCAACAGAAAGATAGAGTCTCCACTAGACAAAGTTGAGAAGTTCAAAATCATCAAAAGTGACCTGGATAGTATAACACCATCGTTGTCTGTTTATATCGGGGACTCAGTTGGAGATTTGCTTTGCTTGTTGGAAGCAGATGTTGGCATTGTTGTTGGATCAAGCACAACCTTGCGGAGAGTGGGCAAACAGTTTGGTGTTTCTTTTGCTCCATTGCTTCCTGGTTTGGTAGAGAAGCAAAGGCGGCTCTGGAAGCAAGAAGCATCCATTTTCAAGGCGCGATCTGGAGTTCTTCATACGGTTTCTAGCTGGTCAGAGGTACAGGCCTTCATTCTGGGAAATGATTCCAGCTGA